A DNA window from Tenuifilaceae bacterium CYCD contains the following coding sequences:
- the rpsT gene encoding 30S ribosomal protein S20, translating into MANHKSSEKRNRQTEARRVHNRYFAKTTRNALKALRTTTDKAVATEMLPKVSALLDKLAKKNIIHKNKASNLKSSIQKHVNVLQ; encoded by the coding sequence ATGGCAAACCACAAATCATCGGAAAAAAGGAATAGGCAAACTGAAGCTCGCAGAGTTCACAATAGATATTTTGCCAAAACCACACGTAATGCTTTAAAAGCATTAAGAACAACTACCGATAAGGCTGTTGCAACTGAAATGTTACCCAAGGTATCTGCTTTGTTAGATAAACTTGCTAAAAAGAATATCATTCACAAAAACAAAGCATCAAACCTTAAGAGTTCGATTCAGAAGCATGTGAATGTTCTTCAATAA